The window GTCAAACCGTCCCTACGGGACTATCGTTTGGTTTTTTCCCGTGTCCCAGGAGTTCCTCCTAGGCTACGGTCAAACCGTCCCTACGGGACTACCGTTTGGTTTTTCCCCGTGTCCCAGGAGTTCCTCCTGGGCTATGGTCAAACCGTCCCTACGGGACTATCGTTTGGTTTTTTCCCGTGTCCCAGGAATTCCTCCTGGGCTATGGTCAAACCGTCCCTACGGGACTAACCTACCCTTCGCACGACCCCATGTGAAGCAAAGAAACCGGCGAAGAAGCAGGACCAACCTGCCCTTCGCACGACCCCATGCGAGGGGTGTCCTCATCGGTTATGCATAAAGTCCATCGGACGAAAATGTACAAACTCCAGCCTGCGGGTAATCACTCGCGGCTATTCGTGTTTTTCCCATCCGGGGAAATGGGATACTTGCGGCGTCTTGCGAAGAATCCATCCCCGCTACAAAAGCCGCCCCTTCCCGGCGAGGAGACCTGCCGTGTCGAATCGCATGGCGTTGCAACAATATCCCTACTACAGAGGGCGCCTATTCCCGAAGGGGAGCTGAAGATCGCCAAAACCGGAAGAGCCTCCTTTTTTACCGCGCTGCATCGCGCTGCACAAGCCAACCGAGCCCATCCATGAGCATCTTGATGACTTCCTCGCCCTTCTCTTCGCGGTCGGGATGGTTGACGGGATACCAGCGGATTTCCTTGGGTTCGCCCAAAGCCGCAAACAGGGCCTTGCCCGATTCGGGAATGACGACGCCGTCCTTGGAGCCGTTCTGCATCAGGACGGGAATACCCGCGGTCGCGGGAGCGTGAACGAGGGGTTCGGCCGGCGCCAAGACAAAGGCCAGCAGCGGTCCCGCCAACGGCAGTATCCAGCCCGGCAATTCGCGCCGCACTTCGGGCGCCTTGGACAACAACCGCAGATTGCCCCCGCCCACAACAAGGTCGGCCGCCTTGATGCGTTTCTCCTGGGCGAGCAAGGCCGTTCCCGTAATGGCCCCGTAACTGGCGCCCACCAGATAAATGCGATCGCGGGCGATATCGGGACGGGTCACGAGATAGTCAATCAGCCGGCGCGCATCGTGGACGGTTTTCCAGCACCGCGCACGAACCGCCAGCGCCATGGTCGTCACTCCGCCCTCGACTTTGCGCTCGCCCCGCATGTATTGGTCGAAACAGATCATGGCGAATCCGGCCTCGTTGAACGGCGTGCAGATTTTTTCCACAAATTCCTTTTCCTGGTGGCTGCCGTGCAGAAGCACAATGACAGGTACCGGCCCGTCCGCCGAAAAAGGCAGCGTCAGGATGGCCGGCACGCGCTCGCCGGGCCGCGCGTCTATTTCGATGCGCTGGCGCCGGTAACGCGCGGGCGTTTGTTGGCCAAAAGCATTGACCGTCCCTTCGACGGGTTCCGGTTCGGAGGCATACGCATTCAACGGCGCATCGGGATCGTAGCCCTCGTAAAAATGGCGATCGGCATGGATTTTCAGCGCCATGAAGATTGCGACGGCCGCACCAACGGCCAAAACTGCGCCAAGGATCAATCGTTTCAACAGGTCTTCCTCCGTGTGCTGCCGCCCGCATGGAACCGGACCGGCGAGATCCGATAGTGAATCGGGATTGACGGCCTGTATAATAACCATGGAAGGGACGGCCGGCAAACATGTCGAACGCACGCGGCGTCACGGCGCCCACAAACTGTATTTGGAATTTCCCCCATGGCTGACCGCCTGATGCACGGGATTCTAATCGTTCTTGTGGCGGTCGTGGCGCTTTGGATGCGATCCGCCGCCCTGGATCGGCAATCCCTCTGGTACGACGAAGCCCACTGGGCAAAGCCGATGATGGAGTCGCCCAGCCTGTCCGCGTGGATGCTGCGATCGGACGACGCCAACCGCGACATGGTCCCGTTTTATTTCGTGCTGGAATATTTCTGGTACCACCATGTGGCGGGAACCGTCGAGGGAATGCGCTGGCTGAGCGTCCTCATCGGGATGGGTGTCGTCCTCATGACCTATGGCTTTGGCCGGGAACTTTTCGGTTCCTGGGCCGCGCTCATCGCGGGATGCTGCTGTGCGTTGTCCCCCTTGCAGATTTACTACGCCCAGGAGTTGCGTCCCTACGGCTTGATGGCCCTGCTTGGACTCGTGTCCATGTATGCGTTGTACAAAGCATTGTACCGGGGGGGCAAGGGGTGGTGGGCGCTTCACCTCGCGGCGAACGCGCTGCTCATGTGGACACATCTTTTCGGACTCTGGCTGATCGGCGCCGAGGGCATTTTTCTGCTGGCGCGCCACCGCCGCCCCTTCCGATGGCTCCTGGGTTGGGGGGCTGCGAATGCCCTGCCGATGGTTCCGCTCGGCGTGCTCGTGCTGACGTGGAGCAATCCCGGCCAGCCGCCGCTGTACGCCCATTGGACGGAGATGGCGTCCGCATGGCTGTGCATGGATGCGTTTTATCTGGCCACCTTCGTGTTTTACCGGCGTCTGAGCGCCCCGTCCGATTTGTTCGCGGGTCTGCCCCCGGTTTCCCTGCCTCTTTTTGCACTATGCTTGATTTTGCATTCGGTAATTGCCTTGGGGGGCGCATTCGCCTATCTGTGCCGTCCACGGCGGGAAGGAGACACGGCGCTGTTTCTTGTGGCATGGTACGCGCTACCGGGCGCGCTGAACGTGCTGTTCAGTTTGTTGATCGTGCCGGCGTTTCAGCTTCGCTACGTAATTTACAGCGCGCCGGCGCTTTATCTCATGGCGGGGGCGGGCATCGCCGGCCTGCGCAGGCCCGGTTTGCGTTTGATGCTTGCGGGAACCCTGATCGTCTCCATGGGCATCGCGGGTATCGCCGCCGCGTTCTGGCCGGTCCGATCGGAAGGACGGGCGGCCGCTCGTTTTATTCAGGCGAACATCAAGCGAAATGAACGGATCCTTTGGCATCCCGCTTTTTCGCAGGTCAATTTCGAGGCCAATCAGGATCCCGCCCTGCCCCGCGTCACAGTCGAACAACAAGCGGCGCTCCACGATGAATTCGCGGATATCGAAAGCGCCATCGAAAACGGTTCCGGCGTCTGGGTTGTCCATGAACTCTGGAACGCGGATTGCGCGATCCCCCGCGCGGCCATTTTGGAGCGTTACTTGGCCAATCGCCGCATCGCATTCGATAAACGCCTGTTTTTAGGGCGTTGGGACACGGCCGTCTACCGCTGTGC of the Candidatus Hydrogenedentota bacterium genome contains:
- a CDS encoding alpha/beta hydrolase, which produces MVIIQAVNPDSLSDLAGPVPCGRQHTEEDLLKRLILGAVLAVGAAVAIFMALKIHADRHFYEGYDPDAPLNAYASEPEPVEGTVNAFGQQTPARYRRQRIEIDARPGERVPAILTLPFSADGPVPVIVLLHGSHQEKEFVEKICTPFNEAGFAMICFDQYMRGERKVEGGVTTMALAVRARCWKTVHDARRLIDYLVTRPDIARDRIYLVGASYGAITGTALLAQEKRIKAADLVVGGGNLRLLSKAPEVRRELPGWILPLAGPLLAFVLAPAEPLVHAPATAGIPVLMQNGSKDGVVIPESGKALFAALGEPKEIRWYPVNHPDREEKGEEVIKMLMDGLGWLVQRDAAR
- a CDS encoding glycosyltransferase family 39 protein yields the protein MADRLMHGILIVLVAVVALWMRSAALDRQSLWYDEAHWAKPMMESPSLSAWMLRSDDANRDMVPFYFVLEYFWYHHVAGTVEGMRWLSVLIGMGVVLMTYGFGRELFGSWAALIAGCCCALSPLQIYYAQELRPYGLMALLGLVSMYALYKALYRGGKGWWALHLAANALLMWTHLFGLWLIGAEGIFLLARHRRPFRWLLGWGAANALPMVPLGVLVLTWSNPGQPPLYAHWTEMASAWLCMDAFYLATFVFYRRLSAPSDLFAGLPPVSLPLFALCLILHSVIALGGAFAYLCRPRREGDTALFLVAWYALPGALNVLFSLLIVPAFQLRYVIYSAPALYLMAGAGIAGLRRPGLRLMLAGTLIVSMGIAGIAAAFWPVRSEGRAAARFIQANIKRNERILWHPAFSQVNFEANQDPALPRVTVEQQAALHDEFADIESAIENGSGVWVVHELWNADCAIPRAAILERYLANRRIAFDKRLFLGRWDTAVYRCARLPEFRPFDEPEEMARLLKGAAPGTNDLALRWNLCRALMKGGHYTLAAALCRRELEAAPDDPALAAAMERDLVRIGWNDSLEKHGQHTDHYVGKWAWALARALEMAGPDAAAVDEMARLYRRFPNNDGVHAAWRRVLECAATQSRPEEPYRLDDHFHDAVIQDISGMPPAESGVEVRTHRIGDRSLSCLAMTTPAALRFDLTIPPESAFRAFLGVGKGGMPVAFSVEAAENDSTGLVWSACVEEADSWIEVSVPLHAHAHKRMALILRADCEWPGQTALWGEPALSRARDTLARP